A window of Hordeum vulgare subsp. vulgare chromosome 5H, MorexV3_pseudomolecules_assembly, whole genome shotgun sequence genomic DNA:
cacgtgcctcttcttcaccttccccttcaccttcagcatcctccatgaaagtatcaccgaaatgagcaagatagctttcatcgatgaaatcatccccttcttcatcttcttccattataacccctctttctccatgcttggtccaacaattatagcttggcatgaaaccgtgccgaagcagatgcatgtgaacatctcttgaggaagagtaacccttctgattcttacagttaacacatggacagataacaaaacccccccgcttgttcgcattagccactacgaggaaatctttcaaacccgtagtgaactcgccggagagtcggttaacgtacatccattgccgattcatctgcattattataatataaaatatataattaaccatcatgcatttgttaaactaactagctacaaacaatataaattaaacaatgaactacacacatgcatattttatcaatgacacatcaaaggttcatcaagttgctaaccgcgatcgaggagtgtggctccaacacttcatgtcatgtttgtttcatgctcttggggcatttcatcaaacaccttatgtgcataagaggaaccaaaagcaaacctaaaccctaagtgtgaagagaatggctctaaatggctaagtgttggctgctggatgggtatatataggggaggggctttagttgcggttggcctggcaaaccgtgactaaaggtgcccgaaggcctttagtcgcggttgtcctggccaaccgcgactaaagcccctcacgtgcaccagctggccaccgagcgccctgggcccaggcctttggtcgcggttcacctccagaaccgcgactaaaggtcccattagtcgcggttcctacagcttcgcgacttatggggctggacggaagcctgtttttccaccagtgcaaCACCTTGTTCCTGCCCATCCTCTCGTATGTTAACTCTACCATTGGTAATCAAGATGTCATCGCCATTTTCTCTGGTCCACACATCATATCAGGGAGTTGTCACACACAGGACCACATCATCTCTGTCTTCGTGGCTAGTCTTATTCAGATTGCTGGCCTCAACACCACTGCAATAGTTGCTGGTGATGATAAGGAAGGTCGCAACATCACCCCTCCTGCCACAGTACTGCTTGTTCAAGCAATATGGACTTCCTACCTTGCCGTTAATTTGCTAGGAAAGGATTTTTATTCACCGAGACAATGGTCGCTAAAGAATGTGGAGCCCGGAGACGTATTGGTCCTTCTTCCATCCTTTGCTCTTATCGTTGCTAAACTCCTTCTCAAATATTATGCATGGTACAGTGCAAGAAGTTCGTTAGCATTTGGGCGCAATCCACATCTCATTGTTGGATACATGGAGCAGCTAAAAGATGAAAAGCAGCATGTCGGGCCAACAACTGAGCATTCCCTTCCTCCACTCATAGTTGCAGGAGAGGACATAAGATTGATAAATCTTAAAAGGGTGCCTTGTGGTTACAGTCTCAAATTGTTATCCAACCAAGCTGATGGGGCAAGGATTGAAAACAACAGCTTAGTGACCATTGACAAAGTTTGGCAGTTGCAGGATGACATGCTTCCGAGGTCTTCAAGGGAACAGTTTAAAGATTTATGCTTTTCATTCGCGTTGTTCAAGCTGCTAAGATGCCGATTTGCAAGGCATACAATTGTTGAGACTTGTTTCATGAAGGCCTATAACTTATTGCCACACATGTTGCTCCAGGATAGTGATGATGAAAGAGCATTTGATGTGATTACACTTGAGCTTTCTTTCCTTCACGATTATTATTGTTCATCTCTCACAACCTCATATTCGAGGAGTTGGCTgcccattttgagcatatttataTCTCTCTTAAGCATGGGTTAGAGCTTGTTCTATATGTTGGATGAAACTCTTTATATGCCGGGGGAAGCTTCATGGAATGATTCACAGATTGAATGTATCATGGAATGTGATACATTGACCTGGAAACATTATGGAAAGTGGTACTTGGATGATGTACCCGTATTTTTACTTGCGTCACTAGTTGTGCTTTCCGAGCTGCGGGAGATTGCTTCTTACATCTGCTCTAAGTGGACTAAAGTATCCCTCATCTGCCACTATGTTAGGCATGCTTCTTCTTGGCAGCAATCACCTTGGAAGAACAAGTTACTAGGCCTTGTGCTACGCAGAAAATGCAAGCTGCTAAATCATTGGGTGGACAAAATGAACCAGTGCTCAGTATTGACCCtcaacccaagaacaactccactGGCTCTTCTTCATCGCCTCATCCTTGTGCTTGACCGGAAGAAGGTACCGACAGCTGTGAAGACTGCCGTCCTCAAGCCACTGAGGAACCGAAGCAATGGCGTGGCATCCCTATGCACAAGGCTACAACTGCAGGCCGACAACAACCCTTTCTCACAGTCCAATGGCGTCAAAGGTATTGCTAATACAATGCTGGTGGCTCACATTGCCACGAGCATCCTGGAAGTGAGTAGATCGGGGAAGGCTGACTTTGATCATAAGATCGCCGCCACACACTTGTCACGCTACTGCGCCTACTTTGATCATAAGAATGGCGCAGAGCTCGGCAAGAAGCTGATTGAGCTGTTGGAGGATAAAGGAGAAGAGGAGGCATGGGAGGTCCTCATGGACTTCTGGTCCGAGATGATCCTCTATGCCGCCCCCTCGGACGCTCACGCCGAGGCCATTGCGCGGGGCGGGGAGCTGATAACGCTCCTGTGGGCCTTGCTCACCCACGTCGGGATCATCAGCCGGCCAGAGCCCGCCACGCCTAACAACGCTCGTTGTGATGTTTAAGTCGTACACAAGTACTACTAGTCATGTGTTTCGATTCACTACTTTTCTGTTCTGTCGTTCATCTTGATTGGTGCTGTGTGGTCTGGTGTGATGTGCTACTAAAAAACTGCCCGTGTCATGTGTTTCGATTCACTACTTTTTTGTTCTTTCGATTCATCTTGattggtgtggtgtggtgtggtgtgctACTAAAAGAACTGTTGTTGTCATGTGTTTCGCTTCATTACAATTTCTGATTGTTTGATTTGATCTTGATTGGTGTTGTGTTGCTGCTTAAGGGCATATAATTATAACTTACTGCTTCCCAACATTTGGTTACATATATATGGATTTGTACGTCGTAAATGGACGCTCTTCAATCTCTAAACACCAAAGTCGTGGTATATTATTTACCAGGATCGGCACAGTAGTAGTAGATTAATTTGTCGAGTCGTTCAATTCCTGCTACGCATCAACATTAATCCACATAATTAACTAGGTTTTCCCCAAACTAATTAATAACTAACTCTATGATAAACATCCTCTAGCTAACGACCACACTAGGGATATATATCTAGCCAAAGGAGATCAATCATCAAAACTATGATGGACTGAGCCAGTCCATCGATGTTGGTCATACGGCgttggatgacgtcaagtggacaTTTCGGAGTCTGCCATTGCCCTCAACAAAGCACGGAAGCGCTTCTAGTACCAATGCGTGGCCTAGATCCGGCCCATCTCCTCGATGGGGATGCCCTTGGTCTCCGGCAGGAAGAACTAGATGAAGGCGGTCATGAGGAGCTCGCAGACGCCAAAGAAGTAGAAGGGGCCGAACTTGAAGTGGTAGAGCATCATGATGAAGATATGGGCGATGATGAAGGTGAAGGCCATGTTGAAGACCACCACCATGCTTTGTGCCGCTGACCGGATCTCTAGCGGGATTACATATATTTACTAGTATTTACAGTCTGTTGCAAGATTACATATATTTACTAGTAGTATAGATGGTGTTTCTAAAGCTACCACAAATTAAATTACAGTAGCTTAATTATCTTGTTAAAAGCGGTTGGAAGGCCtatatcacaagtcacatcatatGCCCTTGAGCCGATTCTCTCTTTGTTTGCCAAGGGCAAGGAAGATTGTCTTGGAGTTATATTGGTTATGTTCTAAGCCGATGGCTGTTAAACATGTCATGTAAGAAAGAGGAACCTGTTCGGTTCTAAAACGCGTGTAGGCGCAACTACTTTGGACCACACTCCCAACAAGTATTATTCATTCCCATCCCTGCGTGTGGTGCAACTACGTTTGTTACCCGCGGGATGACACTTTAGTTATCCCTCAAGAATGACAACTTTAGTAATCCGAGGTGGCAAATGTAGTTGAGAAAACATGACAACTCGCTCTGTTTTGGTTAACTATAGTGACCTCCGGGATGACACTTTAGTTATCCGGAGATAGTTTTCATATGTGTTTAACTAGTTGTCAcatgtggtccaaccataattgTTATGTATGTTAATCATAGTTGCCACATATGTTTATCAGGTTGGCACGTACGCGCAACTGCAGTTGTCATCTAGCAATCAATCATAGTTGCCATGTGAGTTTACCTAGTTGCCACATACGCACAAACACAGTTGCCATCTAGCAACAGACGAGCGTTGTGTGGGCGAAAAACAGTTCGCCCACACACGCGTGGACTAGGTGGTGACTATGTGGACAGAAACTGGTTTGCCCACAGATCGTAGCTGTCTACCACACGATGCGGGTCGTGTGGGCGAACTCTCAAACGCCCACAAACACGATGATGCCTACGTTGCACTGAAATTTCAACAGATTCCTTGAAGATTCATGCAAAACAGAATGGATATTATCATTTGGGTAAAATAAGAGTTGGCATGAGGGCAAAGTAGAAACATGTCACACGTGTGGGCATTATCATTTGGGTTAAATATATGTAATATTGGTAGTAATACCAGGGTGGTGAAGATTCCCCACCCCCCCTCGCGTCGTCTCACGTAGGCGACTCGGGGGCGACTCGGGGGCGATTAGGCCTCTCCTTGCCGCCGTTGACGGCGGCCTTCAGCCGGCCTGTGGCAACGGCGGGACTTCTTCTACCTCCTCTCCAGCCTTCCCGTGTTTTTTTTGAACTCAAACCGCATAACAATCATTCTACGGTATTTCACCCTTCCCGTGTTAGCTCTTCTCCCTGCTCGCCCGCTTCGTCTTCGATGGCGCGGCGCGGGAGCTGCATCTAGGTTGCAGCCGCGGGATCCCATCGCGGTGGCCTCCCCGCGAGTTTTGGCATTGCTTGATGTGAGGCTGCACCATATCATGCTATAAGTGAGACAAGTCGCACCCACTAGTCATCATCACATATATATAGGTCtaattgtttattttattttatcaaggGAGAATGCCCGTTCATATTGTCCAAATGGACGGTTATGTATAAATGAGCTCAGTTTTCAGAAAAGATACCATCAAAAACTTTTTCAACAAGCAAGCAAAAGCCAGCCTGAACTGGTTTTCATTTTCTAGAAGTCAATAAATAGATAAGAAATGCATTTTGTCGATGCTTGTTCTTATTGAAAAAGTCAACCAGATATTTTGAAGTttttaaaaaatctgaaaaaaggcACACAATGCCATGCAAATGTATACTGTACATGGGTGCAAATTTTCATGAGAAAATACATTGACATCGTGAGCTAGACAAAGATGAAAAATTGCTAATTTTGAAAATAGTGAACAGCATGGTGCACTGTGCACCGTTCCCTATATAAAACCAatgattttcatttttttgtgtatCTTACGAATCAATGTATTTTATCCTCAAAATTTACATGCATATAGTATACACCCATATGTTAATGTatggtttattttttatttttcaaagctTCAGAATGTGATTTTTGAACGTTTCTAATAAAGGGCTCCATGAAGCCCGGCAACTAGATACAAGGGAGTACGTCAGGGATCGAAGACAACATCGATCAAAGGGAGGCCAAAGTGCCAAATACCGTATTGTTCACACTTTGGAGTTTGGAACACATGATTCTCCTACTGTCTAAAgcttctactccctccattccataaTATAGTGCGTCCTCGGTTTTTAAGTTTTAAGTTTAACAATGGATTTAATCAATGTGGATGATTGCAACGGAAGGAAAAACTGTACCATCAAAAACTTCATTCATATACGAATTCAATAATATAACTTTTGCTCCCATCGCAATCTGTCTCATTGGTTAAATTTATGGTGAAATTTAGACCTCGCAAAGCGCATGCGCACTACATTGTGGAATGGAGGAAGTATCACAAATTTAGCTCAGTTGACAGTCAGACTCACACAGCCGGACATAAAGCGATAGGACATCTTGCCAGCGCGCGGAATCATCGCAATTGAATTTGATGTGCTAACAAACGAGAGACGGTGTGCATATGATTCAACTACCAAAATTTATAACATCCAATCAGTTCCATCAGATTCAGATCAATCATGAAATATATGTTCACAATCTCTTCATTTGATCTTGTACATGTTGATGCATTCTTCTGAGAACTTGGTCTATTTTCTATTAATTTGTGaaaccttttttttcctttttctatttacGGTGAAAACTTGGTCTAACTCAAAAAGGTATACATTTGGACAATCATAACTAGAACCATATTTATCTGGAAACAGCAGAAAAATAGTTTATTTATTGTACATTTCGATTTTATTTTATCTTCACATGCATGAGGAAAAAGGAAGATCAGGGAGGATTCATATATCAATTGAGGCTACACTAAAAAATTTCACTTCTTAAATTAGGCGCCGATCTCCTTAGCCATGTTGAATTGCATGCTTAAATGCTCAGCTGTTTTCAGCTCAAAAAATCCGGGGCTGGTCACTCCGTGCCGTTTTGATTGAATTGCATTAACCGACCAACACATTTATTTATAAGCGTAAGCGAATGAGAAAGATGTGCAGCGTATTTCAACAAGGGCTGAATCTTATGGAGCTCCTGTGCATAGCAACATGTAGTCCAAGCCACCGGGTGAAGGTAATCTTGAGTACATGAAAAAGTGTGAGTGAGACGAACAGATACGTACCAAAGCtattttgctcttttgtttttacAAAGAACCATGGAATAAAGAACATGTCTAGCATCCAGATCCAAGGAATAAAGGGAACAAAGGAAaagtggaaaaaatgaaaaagacaaaaaggaaaaaaaaggcatATATTAGTTATATCAGGAGAATGGTGCATTTGCAAATGTCAGGATGGACTGCTAGTAGCAATAGATAACACACATATTTCCATGACCTCGTAGCACGCATGGTTGAAAACCGACGCTCAAGGAAACAATACTCTGGTACTCCAGCAGTCCGATTGCCACCCTTGTGTAAGCTTATCATTTCCTTTAGTACAAGAATCTATGAGCTAGTTTGGTCTTAATGTTGTTCTATCAGTGAATCAATTGAATGCTTACATTGCAGCATAGCATCATTGGACGAATGGTTGTATTCTTTTTGCGTGTTTGTCAACATCTTCAACTTGTACTGATGTTTGAATTTGATATGTGTGTTAAGCAGATTATGGGCGTCGGAAACTGCTCCGACCAAGCAACCACTGACTTCTCTAAGCACATAGATGGGCAGTTGATGAGAGTGAACGCTCTGCTGGTGGCCAGCACCATCGTGATAGGAGTTATTGTTGGGATCGGTGCCTATGGTCAGCGCTACCGTCACCATCCACTTACCAGCTTCCTCTTCCTTGGTGCCACCACCTTGTTCGTGCCCATCCTCTCCTATGTTGTCTCTACCGTCGATAGTAATCTAGGTGTTGTCACTATTTCCTCCGATGCACACATAATACCAGGGTGGTGCAGTACACGTAGCCACATTTACACTGTGTTCGTATGGGCTAGTCTTGTTCAGATTGCTGGCGCCAACACCACTACAATAGTTGCTGGTGATGACAACAAAGGACGAAACATTACCCTTCCTGGCACTGTACTGCTTGTTCAAGCAATATGGACCTCGTACATTGTCGTGTACTACCTAGGAGGGGGATATTATTCAACGAGACAATGGTCCATAAAGCATATGGATCTTGCAAATGGATTACCGGTTCTTCCATTGTTTTCTCTTCTCATTGCCAAGCTACTTCTCAAATATTATGCTTGGTATGGGGCAAGCAGGTCATTAGCATTTGGGCGCAATCCTCATTTCATTGTTGGATACATGGAGCAACTAAAAGCCAAGCTAACAAGTGAGCATTCCCTTCCTCCACTCATAGTTACGGGAGAGGACACAACATTGGTACAGAAGGAGCCTCATGGTTATAGTATCAAATGGTTATTTAACCAAGCTGATGGGACAGGGATAGACAACAACAATTTAGTGACCACTGATAAAGTTTGGAGGTTAGAGGATGATATATTTCCGAGGTATTCAACCAAGCAGCTAAAAGATATATGCTTTTCGTTTGCATTGTTCAAGTTGTTAAGATGTCGATTTACAAGGCATACAATTGCTGAGTTTGGTTTCATCAAGGCCCATAACTTATTGTCACACGTGTTGCTCCAGGATGTTGATGATGAAAGATCACTTGGGATGATTGCACATGAGCTTTCTTTccttcatgattattattattcaTCTCTCCCAACCTCATATTCAAGCAGTTGGCTacccattttgagcatatctatttcACTTCTAAccatgggtttgagcttattatatctATTGCTCATAACAGTTGTGATTTTGCTGTATGCTTTTATGGGATGGCCACATCATGGACAGATGCAGTGTTTTCTGAATTTCCATCCTTCGTTCCAGAATGAACATGAAGATTTTTTCTATAGTTCTTCGAACCAGATACAATATGGAAATATTTTCTTCGATCTTGCCCCAGTGGGTTTGCTTGCGGCACTAGTTGTGCTTTCGGAGGTGCGGGAGATTGCTTGTTACATCTGCTCTAACTGGACTAAAGTATTCCTGATCTGCTCCTATGTTAGGCATGCTTCTTcgtggcagaaatcacattggaaGAAGAAGATGCTTAGCCTTGTGCTGCGTAGAAAATGCAAGCTGCTAAATCATTGGGTGGACAAAATGAACCAATGCTCAGTCTTGGCACTCCACCCAAGCACAACCCCAGTGCCTCTTCTCGGACGCCTCATCCCACTGCTTCACAGGAAGAAGGTACCAAGAGCAGTGAAGGCAGCTCTCCTCAAGCCACTTAGAAGCCCCAATTGGAAGAACAGAAGCAATGGCGTGGCATCCCTTTGTACAAGGCTACAACTGCAGGCCGACAACAATCCGCTCTCAACATCGAATGGCGTCAAAGGTGTAGCTGATACCATGCTTGTGGCCCACATTgccacgagcatccttgaagtgaGAACATCGGAGCCACTCCGCCAGGCTGACTCTGCTAATGAGATTGCCGCCACACACTTGTCATGCTATTGTGCCTACTTGGTAGCCTATGTCCCAGATCTACTCCCCGACAACAACGAGTGGTGCAAAAGCTTGTACAAGGGCATCAAGAAAAAAGCCAAGCGCGCACTCGCGGCATCCGGCAACACCGGGCAGGCGTCATTGAGTCCTGAAGCGCTGGTCCAGGCGCTGAGTGCCGGGTCTGAAGAGGCACACGACCTGCTCAAGAATGGTGCGGAGCTCGGGAAGAAGCTGGTGGAGCTGGCGGGAAATGAAGGAGAAGAGGTGGCATGGGAGCTCCTCGCAGAATTCTGGTCTGAGATGATACTCTATGCCGCCCCGTCGGACAATGTCGCCGCCCATGCCGAGGCCATTGCGCGGGGTGGCGAGCTGATAACACTTCTGTGGGCGTTA
This region includes:
- the LOC123399091 gene encoding uncharacterized protein LOC123399091 — translated: MLTLQHSIIGRMVVFFLRVCQHLQLVLMFEFDMCVKQIMGVGNCSDQATTDFSKHIDGQLMRVNALLVASTIVIGVIVGIGAYGQRYRHHPLTSFLFLGATTLFVPILSYVVSTVDSNLGVVTISSDAHIIPGWCSTRSHIYTVFVWASLVQIAGANTTTIVAGDDNKGRNITLPGTVLLVQAIWTSYIVVYYLGGGYYSTRQWSIKHMDLANGLPVLPLFSLLIAKLLLKYYAWYGASRSLAFGRNPHFIVGYMEQLKAKLTSEHSLPPLIVTGEDTTLVQKEPHGYSIKWLFNQADGTGIDNNNLVTTDKVWRLEDDIFPRYSTKQLKDICFSFALFKLLRCRFTRHTIAEFGFIKAHNLLSHVLLQDVDDERSLGMIAHELSFLHDYYYSSLPTSYSSSWLPILSISISLLTMGLSLLYLLLITVVILLYAFMGWPHHGQMQCFLNFHPSFQNEHEDFFYSSSNQIQYGNIFFDLAPVGLLAALVVLSEVREIACYICSNWTKVFLICSYVRHASSWQKSHWKKKMLSLVLRRKCKLLNHWVDKMNQCSVLALHPSTTPVPLLGRLIPLLHRKKVPRAVKAALLKPLRSPNWKNRSNGVASLCTRLQLQADNNPLSTSNGVKGVADTMLVAHIATSILEVRTSEPLRQADSANEIAATHLSCYCAYLVAYVPDLLPDNNEWCKSLYKGIKKKAKRALAASGNTGQASLSPEALVQALSAGSEEAHDLLKNGAELGKKLVELAGNEGEEVAWELLAEFWSEMILYAAPSDNVAAHAEAIARGGELITLLWALLTHLGFISRPEAAMPNTPGDV